One bacterium DNA window includes the following coding sequences:
- a CDS encoding site-specific DNA-methyltransferase: MNKPLIIVESPTNSELLTQDGVEKKGGTTECLKRLDLHGELQKRILPLCRLKYGDIWEDPIQGHKVGVLDATKLEDVKKIMVNEKARLVVNDPPYNVAIGNANTNALFKINIKNYLEFSEKWVQNAILVTDKDAHFYIWLGADYKDNLQPLPDFIILMRKFKEIRPKNIITLRNQRGYGTQKNWMWIRQELLYYIKGNPNFNVDAEYTDIPKILRGYYKEISGKITENLERSKSRYIRAGNVWVDVQQVFYRMEENVPGCYAQKPLKAIERIILSATNEKDLAVDFFAHSGTSLIAGERLKRRVYTFDIDPIFAEITIRRLEHFRKTRQTGWQWRNPFPEIEDEKKKWI; encoded by the coding sequence ATGAACAAACCCCTTATCATTGTGGAAAGCCCGACCAATAGTGAATTGTTGACCCAAGATGGGGTAGAAAAAAAGGGTGGAACTACCGAGTGTCTTAAGCGGTTAGACCTTCATGGAGAATTACAGAAAAGGATATTGCCATTATGCAGGTTAAAATATGGTGATATATGGGAAGACCCAATTCAGGGACATAAGGTTGGTGTATTAGATGCCACAAAACTGGAAGATGTTAAAAAGATTATGGTTAATGAAAAAGCCAGGTTGGTTGTAAATGATCCACCTTATAATGTAGCAATTGGCAATGCAAATACGAATGCACTTTTCAAAATAAACATAAAAAATTACTTAGAGTTTTCAGAAAAATGGGTGCAAAATGCAATTTTAGTAACGGATAAAGATGCCCATTTTTATATATGGTTAGGGGCAGATTATAAAGATAACCTTCAGCCTCTTCCTGATTTTATTATTCTGATGAGAAAATTTAAGGAAATAAGACCTAAAAATATTATCACTTTAAGAAATCAAAGGGGTTATGGAACGCAAAAAAACTGGATGTGGATAAGACAAGAGCTTCTTTATTATATTAAAGGCAATCCCAATTTTAATGTAGATGCCGAATACACTGATATTCCTAAAATATTAAGGGGGTACTACAAAGAGATAAGCGGTAAGATTACAGAAAATTTAGAGCGAAGCAAATCAAGGTATATTAGGGCAGGGAATGTATGGGTAGATGTTCAGCAAGTATTTTATAGAATGGAAGAAAATGTCCCTGGGTGTTATGCCCAAAAACCCTTGAAAGCAATAGAGAGAATAATTCTTTCAGCCACGAATGAAAAGGATTTGGCTGTAGACTTTTTTGCCCATTCTGGGACAAGTCTAATTGCGGGAGAAAGATTAAAAAGAAGGGTTTATACATTTGATATTGACCCAATATTTGCTGAGATTACGATAAGAAGATTAGAACATTTTAGAAAGACAAGACAAACAGGATGGCAATGGAGGAATCCATTTCCTGAAATAGAAGACGAAAAGAAAAAATGGATATAA
- the ppdK gene encoding pyruvate, phosphate dikinase, giving the protein MAKYVYFFGNGKADGGTGLKSLLGGKGADLAEMTNIGIPVPPGFTISTEVCSYYYKNSEYPEGLRDEVEKALEKLENAMQRGFGNKENPLLVSVRSGAPISMPGMMDTILNLGLNDETIKGFIKQTGNERTAYDAYRRFIQMFSDIVLKIEIKKFEDILSSKKRKKGVVYDIELDCEDLKEVVKDYKRLVASEKKDFPQDPREQLWMSIDTVFGSWHNKRAIEYRRIYKISDTLGTAVNVQAMVFGNMGDTSGTGVAFTRNPSNGEKRLYGEYLINAQGEDVVAGIRTPKHISHLHDQMPNIYKEFERIAKLLEKHYKDMQDIEFTIENGNLYILQTRKGKRTPASSVKIAVDMVKEKLITKDTALLRVEAGSLKALLHPQIDPSADISSDCTGLPASPGVAIGKIVFSPDDAVKMSEKDKVILVREETSPDDIHGMAVSEGILTARGGMTSHAAVVARGMGKPCVCGCEIIKIDEKKKELEVEKKRLKEGDEITIDGTTGRVYLSRIPFIIPPRITDELNTLLTWADQKRRLRVRTNADDPESAKKAREFGAEGIGLCRTEHMFFGEERLPIMQEMIMAEKELDRRKALDKLLSFQREDFMGIFRAMQGLPVTIRLLDPPLHEFLPKHEELRIELIKLRVEDKEQERQKEIEKLLHKVSNLSEINPMLGLRGCRLGIVYPEISEMQTRAILEAACILAKKGIEVFPEIMIPLVSDKQEFDEQKMVVDKTAERVFKEQGIKVKYMVGTMIEVPRASLVADKIAESAEFFSFGTNDLTQMTFAFSRDDAERKFLPKYLVDKILKDNPFEVLDQEGVGELIKMGVERGRKTRKELKVGICGEHGGEPSSVIFCDKAGLDYVSCSPYRVPIARLAAAQARVKKEG; this is encoded by the coding sequence ATGGCAAAGTATGTATATTTCTTCGGAAATGGAAAGGCAGATGGAGGGACAGGGTTAAAATCCCTCTTGGGAGGAAAGGGTGCTGACTTAGCTGAGATGACCAACATTGGGATTCCGGTTCCCCCCGGATTTACCATTTCAACCGAGGTTTGTAGCTATTATTATAAGAATAGTGAATATCCCGAAGGTCTAAGGGATGAGGTTGAAAAGGCTTTGGAAAAGCTGGAAAATGCAATGCAAAGGGGGTTTGGAAATAAGGAAAACCCCCTTTTGGTTTCTGTTCGCTCTGGTGCGCCAATTTCAATGCCGGGAATGATGGATACAATCCTTAATCTGGGCTTAAATGATGAGACAATAAAGGGCTTTATAAAGCAGACAGGAAACGAGAGGACAGCCTACGATGCCTATAGAAGGTTTATCCAAATGTTTTCTGATATTGTCCTTAAAATAGAGATTAAGAAATTTGAGGATATCCTTTCTTCTAAAAAGAGAAAAAAGGGTGTTGTCTATGATATTGAGCTTGACTGTGAAGACCTTAAGGAAGTTGTGAAGGATTACAAAAGGCTGGTTGCTTCAGAGAAAAAGGATTTTCCACAAGACCCAAGGGAACAGCTATGGATGTCTATTGATACAGTATTTGGAAGCTGGCATAACAAAAGGGCTATTGAGTACAGAAGGATATACAAAATCTCCGATACATTAGGAACAGCGGTAAATGTCCAGGCAATGGTCTTTGGAAATATGGGAGATACATCGGGAACAGGCGTTGCATTTACAAGAAATCCCTCAAATGGCGAAAAGAGGCTTTATGGCGAGTATCTTATCAATGCCCAAGGAGAGGATGTTGTTGCCGGGATAAGGACACCAAAGCACATCTCTCATCTTCACGATCAGATGCCCAATATTTACAAAGAATTTGAAAGGATTGCAAAGCTTCTTGAAAAGCATTACAAGGATATGCAGGACATAGAATTTACCATTGAGAATGGAAATTTATATATCCTCCAGACAAGAAAGGGAAAGAGAACACCAGCCTCCTCGGTCAAAATTGCTGTGGATATGGTAAAGGAGAAGCTGATTACAAAGGATACCGCATTATTAAGGGTTGAAGCAGGTAGTTTAAAAGCCCTCCTTCACCCCCAGATTGACCCAAGTGCGGATATTTCTTCTGATTGCACAGGCCTTCCTGCATCCCCTGGGGTTGCTATTGGAAAGATTGTCTTTTCTCCCGATGATGCTGTAAAGATGTCAGAGAAGGATAAGGTTATCCTTGTAAGGGAGGAGACATCTCCCGATGACATCCATGGAATGGCTGTATCAGAGGGAATCCTTACTGCAAGGGGTGGAATGACATCGCATGCCGCTGTGGTTGCTCGGGGGATGGGAAAGCCCTGTGTCTGCGGATGTGAGATAATAAAGATTGATGAGAAGAAAAAGGAGCTAGAGGTAGAGAAAAAGAGGCTAAAGGAGGGCGATGAGATAACCATAGATGGAACAACGGGCAGGGTTTATCTTTCTCGCATTCCATTCATTATTCCACCAAGGATAACCGATGAGCTAAATACCCTTCTTACATGGGCTGATCAGAAAAGGAGGCTTCGTGTTCGCACAAATGCCGATGACCCAGAGAGTGCAAAAAAGGCAAGGGAATTTGGTGCAGAGGGAATAGGTCTATGCAGAACAGAGCATATGTTCTTTGGAGAGGAAAGACTTCCCATTATGCAAGAAATGATAATGGCAGAAAAAGAGTTGGATAGGAGAAAGGCATTGGACAAGCTCCTCTCATTCCAGAGGGAAGATTTTATGGGAATCTTTAGAGCAATGCAAGGCCTTCCTGTAACCATAAGGCTGCTTGACCCGCCTTTACATGAATTCCTTCCAAAGCATGAGGAATTAAGGATTGAGCTTATAAAATTAAGGGTTGAGGATAAAGAGCAAGAAAGACAAAAAGAGATTGAGAAGCTATTGCATAAGGTTTCTAATCTCTCTGAGATAAACCCAATGCTAGGCTTAAGGGGATGCAGGCTTGGGATAGTTTATCCTGAGATCTCCGAGATGCAAACAAGGGCAATCTTAGAGGCAGCCTGTATCTTGGCAAAGAAGGGAATAGAGGTTTTCCCAGAGATAATGATTCCTTTGGTTTCAGATAAACAAGAATTTGATGAACAAAAAATGGTAGTAGATAAGACAGCAGAAAGGGTATTTAAGGAGCAGGGGATTAAGGTAAAATACATGGTTGGAACAATGATTGAGGTTCCCAGGGCGAGCCTTGTGGCAGACAAAATTGCAGAAAGTGCTGAATTTTTCTCCTTTGGAACAAATGACCTAACCCAGATGACCTTTGCCTTCTCCAGGGATGATGCAGAGAGGAAATTTCTTCCCAAGTATTTAGTTGATAAAATATTGAAGGATAACCCATTTGAGGTATTAGACCAGGAGGGTGTGGGCGAGCTTATAAAAATGGGGGTTGAGAGGGGAAGGAAGACAAGGAAGGAGCTTAAGGTTGGCATCTGTGGAGAGCATGGCGGAGAGCCATCCTCAGTGATATTCTGCGACAAAGCTGGCCTTGACTATGTCTCCTGTTCACCCTATAGGGTTCCTATCGCCCGCTTAGCCGCAGCTCAGGCAAGGGTGAAAAAAGAGGGATAA
- a CDS encoding DUF5678 domain-containing protein → MEKEYAWFLLQTDLEKRYSGEYIAIVGNSVVAHGKDFKNVLKKAEKKGEEPFIYKVPPKDKLMVV, encoded by the coding sequence ATGGAAAAAGAATATGCTTGGTTTCTGTTGCAAACAGACTTAGAAAAGAGATATTCAGGTGAGTATATTGCTATTGTAGGAAATTCTGTTGTGGCACATGGAAAGGATTTTAAGAATGTTTTAAAAAAAGCAGAAAAAAAAGGTGAAGAGCCTTTTATTTATAAAGTTCCACCAAAAGACAAACTTATGGTTGTATGA